A portion of the uncultured Draconibacterium sp. genome contains these proteins:
- a CDS encoding porin family protein encodes MKRLFFASLFALLTTVSFAQPVFDLGLKAGVHYSNLNLDGEFDLNSDAITQMHWGAFGRIGFNRLYVQPEVYFSKKGGDLSYDVLNLTGGFDYSNVDVPVLLGYKVVKSTMFDVHLMAGPVFSFVTDADYPNELDPYLHDEFFDKHLFGVQYGLGVDVLFLIVDARVEHAGKVYNDPDLISGKSTTFMLTVGFKIL; translated from the coding sequence ATGAAACGACTTTTTTTTGCTTCACTGTTTGCTTTGCTAACAACCGTTAGTTTTGCACAACCTGTTTTCGATTTAGGCTTAAAAGCCGGAGTTCATTACTCTAATTTGAATTTGGATGGCGAATTTGATTTAAATTCGGATGCCATCACCCAAATGCACTGGGGAGCTTTTGGCCGAATTGGTTTTAACCGTTTATATGTTCAACCCGAAGTTTATTTTAGTAAAAAAGGGGGAGACCTGTCATACGATGTTTTGAATTTAACAGGAGGATTTGATTACAGTAATGTGGATGTACCTGTTCTTTTAGGATACAAAGTAGTTAAAAGCACCATGTTTGATGTGCACTTAATGGCCGGCCCGGTATTTAGTTTTGTAACCGATGCCGATTATCCCAACGAGTTAGATCCGTATTTACACGATGAGTTTTTTGACAAGCATTTATTTGGAGTACAATACGGATTGGGAGTTGATGTGTTGTTTTTAATCGTTGATGCCAGGGTAGAACACGCTGGTAAAGTATATAACGATCCGGATTTGATTAGCGGAAAGTCAACAACCTTTATGCTAACAGTAGGATTTAAAATATTGTAA
- a CDS encoding transporter suffix domain-containing protein, with translation MSRKNSQIKIGIFLMIFSGVFFAATLIIPFFDLPTKTKVAASTTSFILMEVVFWAGGLLVGKELFTKYKKQLNPLNWFNKKEQNG, from the coding sequence ATGAGTCGAAAAAACAGTCAGATAAAAATCGGGATATTTCTAATGATCTTTTCAGGCGTGTTTTTTGCAGCCACACTGATTATTCCGTTTTTTGATTTGCCTACCAAAACAAAAGTAGCGGCATCAACAACAAGCTTCATTTTAATGGAAGTTGTGTTTTGGGCCGGAGGATTATTGGTTGGCAAAGAACTGTTTACCAAATATAAAAAGCAGTTAAACCCGCTAAACTGGTTTAATAAGAAAGAACAAAACGGTTAA
- a CDS encoding WbqC family protein, whose protein sequence is MNNNALLLSSAYFAPVHFYTRYLHYDVVYIEQYENFTKQTYRNRSEILGGNGPISLVIPVVKGRGPKVLIKDLQISYDENWQRNHWQTIVSAYNSSPYFEYYQDELYPFFESKTKYLLDHNMKIHDQLCDFFEIKNKIRLTTDFESVPENTFNLRDGISPKLKQNPDSAFIPQTYTQVFAEKYGFSPNLSILDLLFNEGPNAYTILLQSLKK, encoded by the coding sequence TTTGCTCCTGTACATTTTTACACCCGTTATTTGCACTACGATGTGGTTTACATTGAGCAATACGAAAATTTTACCAAACAAACGTATCGCAATCGCTCTGAAATTTTGGGAGGCAATGGTCCAATTTCGCTTGTTATTCCGGTAGTTAAAGGGCGCGGCCCAAAGGTTTTAATTAAAGATCTGCAAATCTCGTACGACGAAAACTGGCAACGTAATCATTGGCAAACCATTGTTTCGGCTTACAATTCGTCGCCATATTTCGAGTATTATCAAGATGAGCTTTATCCGTTTTTCGAGAGCAAAACCAAATATCTGCTCGATCATAACATGAAAATACACGATCAACTCTGCGATTTTTTTGAAATTAAAAACAAAATCAGGTTAACAACAGATTTTGAGTCGGTACCGGAAAATACATTTAATTTGCGCGATGGAATTTCTCCCAAGTTGAAACAGAACCCCGATTCCGCATTTATTCCACAAACATACACCCAGGTATTTGCAGAGAAATACGGATTCTCACCAAATTTAAGCATCCTCGACCTACTATTTAACGAAGGGCCAAATGCTTACACCATTCTTTTACAAAGTTTGAAGAAGTGA